The Salvia miltiorrhiza cultivar Shanhuang (shh) chromosome 1, IMPLAD_Smil_shh, whole genome shotgun sequence genome has a window encoding:
- the LOC131006475 gene encoding uncharacterized protein LOC131006475 — protein sequence MRVLGESWCFCNGGGKSERMKGAIFSGKAPAMARINGGGTGFLIHRNLLLTTHASLPSVAAAEAAEIRLHNGLSATLFPHRFFITSSVLDLTMVGLDAFDGESNAPVQHPHYLKTCSKPNLELGSMVYLLGYTDKQELAVGEGKVVIATDNLIKLSTDGVTWSPGSAGFDFHGNLSFMVCDPMKLATSPNTKSSSTSSSSTSSWKKDTQMQFGIPIPVICHWLNQHWEGNLDELNKPKLPLIRLMSSGQKSEHSCASFTMRRVFKSTEGENEGTPSSSKPVDQPGPSSAAVHTVEVEEETSSGDRQGATHVPGIPTPEIYESPMLTSVPFRNKDATTTQIQILDINFPPRISKAASSPKQSRKMMPPSSDQNYVKDFLLQKPPEGPSSPILDAESTGSVNGAQTDIQSSSSPVEIPELPHEYSSEGETTMYSAETAESRNYPSPREGRFYQVGRSQSCVSYNRWGPIPKNSIARGSNLEKHQSFMQGRKVYSQGATSQRSNDYYSPTVSSIMKKRNDMEQQKRRPRQSAVHTSPRWNF from the exons ATGAGGGTTTTGGGGGAGTCGTGGTGTTTCTGCAACGGTGGGGGCAAGTCGGAGAGAATGAAGGGCGCCATTTTCTCCGGCAAGGCTCCGGCCATGGCGAGAATCAACGGCGGCGGCACCGGCTTCCTGATCCACCGCAATCTGCTGCTCACCACCCACGCCAGTCTCCCATCCGTAGCCGCCGCTGAAGCCGCCGAGATCCGACTCCACAATGGCCTCTCCGCTACCCTTTTCCCTCACCG GTTCTTTATTACAAGCTCTGTTCTTGACCTGACAATGGTGGGCCTCGATGCTTTCGATGGTGAGTCGAATGCTCCCGTGCAGCATCCTCACTACTTAAAGACTTGTTCAAAACCAAATCTGGAGCTGGGAAGTATGGTTTATCTTTTAGGGTACACAGATAAACAGGAGTTGGCCGTTGGTGAAGGAAAGGTAGTAATAGCTACCGACAATCTGATAAAGTTATCAACTGATGGAGTAACATGGAGCCCAGGTTCTGCTGGTTTTGATTTTCATGGCAATCTCTCCTTCATGGTTTGCGATCCTATGAAGCTTGCAACTTCTCCAAATACCAAATCCTCTTCaacttcatcatcatcaacgtCCTCATGGAAGAAAGACACCCAGATGCAATTTGGCATCCCTATACCCGTCATCTGTCATTGGCTAAATCAGCACTGGGAGGGGAACCTCGACGAACTCAACAAACCAAAACTACCTCTGATCCGGTTGATGTCCTCAGGTCAGAAAAGCGAGCATTCTTGTGCATCATTCACCATGCGGCGCGTTTTTAAGTCGACTGAAGGTGAGAATGAAGGGACACCATCTTCATCCAAACCAGTAGATCAACCTGGACCGAGTTCAGCAGCTGTCCACACCGTGGAAGTCGAAGAAGAGACCTCAAGTGGCGATCGGCAAGGCGCGACGCATGTTCCTGGAATCCCAACTCCCGAGATTTACGAGTCCCCAATGCTGACCTCAGTCCCATTTAGGAACAAAGATGCTACTACTACTCAAATCCAGATTTTGGACATCAACTTCCCTCCAAGGATTAGTAAAGCTGCATCATCACCTAAGCAATCAAGAAAAATGATGCCACCGAGCTCCGATCAAAACTATGTCAAGGATTTCCTGCTTCAAAAACCACCAGAGGGACCTTCCAGCCCCATCCTGGATGCAGAATCAACGGGGTCCGTCAACGGAGCCCAGACTGACATCCAGTCAAGCTCTTCTCCCGTTGAGATTCCGGAGTTGCCACACGAATACAGCAGCGAAGGAGAAACCACCATGTACTCCGCCGAAACAGCCGAGAGCCGGAACTACCCAAGCCCTAGAGAGGGAAGGTTCTATCAGGTAGGAAGGAGCCAGAGCTGTGTGAGCTACAACAGATGGGGGCCGATCCCAAAAAACTCCATCGCCCGCGGCTCAAATCTGGAGAAGCACCAGAGCTTCATGCAAGGGAGGAAGGTGTACTCACAAGGTGCAACATCTCAAAGGAGCAATGACTACTACAGTCCAACAGTTTCCTCCATTATGAAGAAAAGGAATGACATGGAGCAGCAAAAACGCAGGCCGAGGCAGAGCGCAGTGCATACATCTCCAAGGTGGAATTTTTAA